ATATCAAGACCGCGATGAATACCACCCAGAAAATGTTCCATTTTTTCGGACCGAAGACCTCCTGCTGCAGAAAATTCAAAAACAGAGGTATATCCTTGAGGTTCTGAATGAACCTGCTGAATGTCAGGGCTGATATGTCCAGGTCACTGTTGGCCGCCGCCTGCATCCTGACAGTTAACCACGGAGCAGTAATAACGCACATCAAAAGAAAAGCAGTGACAAACTCTTTCCTCATGCGCTTTCTTGCTATCATGTCCGAATTAGCGTAAAAAAAGATAAGAGCAGCCCAGAAACACCCGGCAAAGACCATTCCCTCGTTCTTGACCCAGATAGATATGGCGAATAAAGCCGCCGCAAGAAGAAGATCTGCCCTCTCAGCTCCTCTTATGTACTGCACCAGATACAGAAAACCGCAGGAGACGAAAGCACCAAGAAGAAGATCAGCGTACATTATCGTAGCGTAATTCGTGATCTGCGGTATGGTCGCAAGAACAAAGACCGCAAGAAGAGAGTACTTCCTGGGAAAACTTTTTCTCAGGATGGCATAAAAAAGCACCAGAAAGGAAATATACACGACGGGCATGAGGAGGTTGACCCCGAAATAGCTGAACCCGGTGAAAGCATAGATCCACGAAGCGACAAGCGGCAATAAAAGCGGATAATCCGGATGGGACATGGTAGCTTCACCCCATGTAAAAAAGCCATCAGGTATCGCGCCCGATAAGCTGATTATTTTCGCCTTGAAAGCGTAATTGGCCACCGCATCGTGGGAATGCACCGGCATCGGAAAAACCTGGAGGAGAACCCAGACAAGCTGTATCAGAATACCCGCGGCCAGCATTTTTTCAACGACCGCAACTTTTTGCGCCGGTTTGATCCTGACTGCTGCGGGCCGGACCTGATCACCTCGCAGCCAGATCGCCGCGATGGTGAGCAGCATGAACCCGGGAAGCGCAATGATATTGAGCATACTGAATCCCCGGTCGAAAAGGTACAGGGTTAAAAACTGGAAAGAGACGAATCCGGCTCCCAAGAAGAAGGAAAGCGGAAGTATTTCCTGCGCCTTCCTGCGCCTTAACCCGCCCAGGAAAACTGCCGCGAGAAAAACCCCTGAAACGGCCATCCAGAAAAGAGCTATTACAAACCCCATCGATCCGCGCTCCTTTTCACCCAAAGGGTGCCGTTTCCAGCTTCCCCGACTTTTTTGTAACCTGCCAGTTCATCCGCCCCGCCGTGCATCACAATGTAATCGGCATCCCTTTCCACTTTCCTGTAAGGCCAGAGAAGATACCTTAGCCTCACCTCATCCAGGGACAAGGTTCCGAACCCAGCTGTTTTATACGTGGAGCCTCCGGACATTTTCTCTTCGCAATAGATGGCCAGCTGATAAAGTCCGCTGCCATAGATATGTTCCAGCGTCTGGCTCGATGTATGTGTATACGCGTATAAAAGAGAGCTGTACTGCCCGTCCTTCTCCTGCCTGATGAGAAAAACGCCCCAGAGCAGCAGCCAGACAAGCAGTACCCCCTTGAAGATCTGTTCTTTTTTCAGATGGATCATGTTCTCCTACCCTGAAAACCCGCGCTTTTTTCTGTTTCTGAGATATTCCGCCATGGAAGAAGGATTATTGAGGTCATACAACATGCCGTTACCCGCCATGACGAGGGATTTCTTCTTGATAGAGAAAACTTCCCCGCCATGAAAAGGCTTGAGAAGGCGCAAAACGCGCATAAGGAATCCTCCCGGAACAATGATAGCATCGAACTTTTTCTTTTTTGTCATCACCCGCCAGAGAACCGAAAAAAAAGCTGATCCCCGGGAAAAAGTCCTCACTGAAACATCAGCGTGCCTTGTCATTTTCCTGCGATCGGGCCCCATGAACCTCCCCTCTTCCGGGACATTACGCAAAAGACGCATCTCAACTATCATTCTTTGCCGTGCCAGGCCCTTCATTGTCTCATATCTTTCGGGAACTCTGCCCTGTCTTTCCGAAGCCGGGTCAAAGAAGAGAACCCTTAGTAACCTCCCCCACCTTTTTTCGAAAAGCTCTCTGTTCTTTCTGTATACATCTTCCCTGTCCTTGAGGTCCTTCCTCGAAGCTTGCTCGAAATGATAGACATACGACCCCTCTGCCATGACGGAGATATAACCGGCTCTCTGAGCTCTTACGGAATAATCTGTGTCCTCGTAACATACGCCGCGGAACGCTTCGTCCAGATAGCCTATCTTATCGATCAGATCCCTCTTTATCAGGCAGGCAAAGCCCACCGCGTGTCCGAGCTCAACGAACCTGCCTTTACCGTAACGCAGAAGTTTACCGTGGTCGTCGATCGAGGCGCCCTCATCGGGTCTTGAACCGAAGGTATTGCTCTGGGGATTGACTATGCCTATATCCTCGCCGCTTGATGCGACCGCTATAAGCTCTTCGAGCCACCCTTCGGTGACTATGCAATCATTGTTCAAAAGGCAGACGAAAGGAGCCTCGGAAAGCCTCATTCCCTTGTTCATTCCCGCGGCGAAACCGGCATTCCGCTCGCTGAAGACTTTTTCGATCGAAACTCTGCTGTTGCCGTGGATCTTGTGAAGATACCCGGAAACAGCCGGGTCCTTACTCGCGTTATCCACGATTATGAGGCGTGAAGGAACCCTGGTATGTTCAAGTACGCTCTGGACACATTTTTCCAGGAGATCGGGATTTTCGTAACTGAGTAATATAATGTCACATTCAGCCCTCATCGTGGCTTTCCTCCTTATTCTGGGCCTTCTGCTTCATTTCCCAGTACTTGAAATAGCTCACTATCTGGTAAAGGCCGCTGAAAACCGCCACGGCTAGACCGTATACTCCGTCCCCGTAGGACCGCTTTCGCAGAAGCCGGCGGTAAAAGCACCTGTCAAAAGATCTCCAAATAGCGTGGCCCAGGCTCATATTCCTTCCGGTATTATACCATTTTCTCGCCTCAAGTGTTGTCTGGCCGTTGAGGCTCCTGAGATAATCGGCAATATCTCTGTGGGAATAATGTATGATATCACCGCTGAGATGACCGCATTCTCCTTCCATGAAAGCGCGCGGGTGCACCTCGGCCTCTTCGTACCTGAAATCTCTCTTGCGGAAAAACCTCAATTGCGCCGCGGGGTATTCCCCTCCGTACCGCAGCCAGTGGTCCCCTATGTAATTACGTCTGGGGATGGTATATCCGGTATATTCGGTTTCGCCAGAAACCAGCTGCGCGATCTCACGGGCCAGCTCTTCGGTAACCCGTTCATCAGCGTCCAGACTGAGGACCCAGTCATAAGAAGCCTGGTCATAAGCCCAGTTCCTGTGCCTGCCCTCGTTCTCCATCTTCCTTACGAATACCTTATCAGTATATTCGGCCGCGATGTCCCTTGTCGAGTCGCTGCTCTGGTCGTCGACGACTATCACTTCAGCGGCCCACTTGACGCTTTTTAGGCATTCATCGATATTATCCTGTTCGTTCTTAGTTATGACAACAACTGATACCGGAACTTTTCCCATCGAAACTCCTTATATTTCCCGCGATCAAGGTGTTCTTTTCTTCTGATCGCTCTTTCTTTTCATTAGTTCCACGCATGCCTTGAGGACCGTTTCCGGCTCTATCCCCTTAAGACACCTCATTTCATTTTCGCAAACCGGAAGTTTGAACTTCGTGTAGCATGGCCTACAGGGCACTTCAGAAGCGGTTATCACCCGGTGATCTCCACCTGGTGGATACGGACCGTAAACTTTGTCATCTACAGGACCAAAAACGGAAACCGTCTTGAGCCCCAGAGCGACTGCCATATGCAAAGGCCCCCCGTCGTTGCACACCGCAACATCAAAAAGGCTCAATAAAGCCGCGTAATCCTTGAGCGAAAGATCATTCTCAACTGTTACTGGTTCTTCTTCCATGGCCTCGGATATCCTCCTGCAGATATCCCTTTCAGAAGGGTCCCCGAATATCGCGACTTTGAAGCCCTGCCGCACAAGCAGATCGGACACACGCCTGAAGCCTTCGGCAGACCATCTTTTCCGGGAGGCATTCTTGCCCCAGCTTGCGCCTCCGCCCGGGATAATAGCAGCCAGCGGTCCTTCCCCGGCGCCTCTTCCGGCCAAATATTCAGAAGCCCTCTCAAGGCTTTCCCTGTCGGGAACCAGCTTCATCTGCCTGTCACGGGGTTCGATCCCGGCAGTTTCTAATAGGTCCATGTAATATTCAACCACATGCCGGCCTTCGAACCCCGTAAAGGGGATCTTTCTCGTTAGAAAAACGCCTCTTTTCTTGTAATCCAGGCCCACCCTTTCGGGTATGCCGCACAACGCGAAGAAAAGGCCGAACTGCCGTGAAAGCGTAAAATCAAAAACGGTATCATATCTTTTTCCCTTTATCCCGGTAAATAGATCCCGCAGATACTCAAGGTACTGTCTCTTGGAAAATCCCCAAAGCCGTGTAAGTTCGTCTTTTTCGTAAACAAAAATATCCTCCACACCCGGGACCATGCTTACTATGTCCCTGGTCCTGGCATTGCACAGATAACCCACCCGTGCAGAAGGGGCGCTATCTTTTATGCCGGATATGAGCGGCGTGGTAAAAAGAACATCGCCTATGCCGAATATGTTGGCTATCAGTATATTTTTCATCAACGCTGTCTTCGGTTTCCCTCCGGTAGAAGCCTCTTAACGGATTCATAGACCTTATCAACCGTTATGGCCCTCAGACATTCATGCTCCTTCTGGCAGTCCCTATCAAAACAGGGGTCGCAGCCCAAATCCTCGTGCAGAACGATATGATCTTCTCCCCAGGGGCCCCATCTTGTGGGGCTCACTCCGGGGATATTCCTTCCGAATATGGCTATTACCGGAACTCTCAGGGCGGCAGCCATATGCATGGGGCCGGTATCGTTGCCTATGAAAAGATCCGCCCTCTTCAGAAGCGCCGCCAGGCATTTCAGGTCGAGCTCCCCGGCCAGGTTAAAGGCCCCGGCATCGGCTTTATGAACGATCCTGTCAGCCAGACCGGCTTCTTTCACATCGCCCAGGACCACGACTTCATAACCAAGATCATTCCTGATCCTCTGAATAAGCTCTGAATAATTATCCCCCGGCCATATTTTTGAGGGGTTACTGCTGCCCGGATGCACGCATACCAGAACCCCGCCTTCGTCCACGCCTCTTTTGGCTAAAAGTTCAGCGACTTTACTTCTAGAAGAGGGGTCCACTTCAAGTATTAAGTGCGGTCTTCCGGCACTTATCCCGCTTCTTTCCAGCAGCTCAAGAGTGCACTCTATCTCGTGCCTGTCCCCCTTTTGCCGGTCGTCCTCTATCCTGTCAGTGAGAAGGAACGGCCATTTCCTGGCGTAACCTATTCGCCGGGGAATACCCGCTAAAAAACATGCCAGGTGCAGCATTTTATGGGGGTTGAACACCACCGCCGCGTCATATCCGCCCTCCCTTAACTGCCGGGAGAGAGAAAGCGCCTTGGAAAACACGTTCCCGCGGCTCATGGTATCCGCGGTCATCACCTTTGCTATATCACTGCGGCCTTCCAGAAGGCCCTTGGAATATTCGGAGGTAACGAAATCAATACGCGCTCCGGGGTTCTTTTCCTTTATAGCCCCTACTGCCGCTGCCGAAAGGAGAACCTCCCCGATACGGTCTGTCCTCAGCAATACTATTTTTTCAAAAGTCACGCTCATAAGGAAGAATCATCCGGTAAATCTCTGCCTGAAGATGGTCCACAGCGCCTCTACTCCGTCACGCCACCCGATCTTCTTGCCTTCATCATAGGTCCTGCCGCGGTACGAGATGGGCACTTCCCTGATACTGTAACCTTTCTTCAGGAGTTTCGCGGTGATCTCCGGTTCCAACTCGAACCTGCTGGAACGTATATCAAGCTCCTTCATAACATCGGTCCTGATCATCTTGTAACAAGTCTCCATATCCGTGAGAGAGCTTCCGAACAAAACATTCGTAAGGGAAGTCAGGAACCTGTTGACCATGTAATGCAAAAATGAGGTAGATCTCCAGCCCTCAAGGAACCTGGAGCCGTATACGGCCACGGCTTTCGTCTCTTCGGCGCATTCATACAGCTTGACCATGTCATGCGGTGAATACTCCAGATCGGCATCCTGCACTATCACATAATCACCCGTAGCTTCCCGCAGAGCGGTCCGTATCGATGCGCCTTTACCACTGTTGTTCTGGTGATATATGACCCTGACCTCGTCCTTCCGGTCGCCGAAAAGCTCTTTAAGCAATTCGCGCGTGCCGTCGGTGGACTTATCGTCCACAAGGATGATCTCCTTGTCCAGCTCGATGCCGCGAACGAGCTGCAGTATGTCTTCTATGGTCCTTTTCTCGTTATATACCGGCATAAGCACGGATATTTTCATGTCGTGCTCCTTCGTACTGGAGGACCTAACTGTGGAACTTGAACCGTATCAATGTCCACAAGGCTTCAAACCCGTCCAGCCATCCTATCTTCTTACCTTCTGTATGGTCGCGCCCCCTGTAAGATATAGCCACCTCTTCTATGCTGATGCCGCTTTTAAGAAGCTTCGCGCAAAGTTCAGGATCGAACGCGAACCTTTCGGCATGTATATCTAGACCGCGTATCGTGTCCATCTCCACCATCTTGTAACAGGTATGTATATCCGTTAAAGCGCTGCCGTAAAGGATGTTGGTCATGCTCGTGAAGAACCTGTTGACCGCATAATGGAAAAGGTTGGTCGACCGCCATGTTTCCAGGAACCTCGAACCGAAGACCGCTTTGGCGGAATTGTCCCGCGCCAGGAGGAACATCTTCTCTATGTCCCGGGGGGAATATTCAAGGTCTGCATCCTGCACGATCATGTAATCGCCTGTTGCTTCCCCCAGAGCGGTCCTTACCGCGGCTCCCTTACCCAGGTTCTTCTGGTGATAGAACACTCTCACGTTATCTTTTCCCTCGCCGAACTCTTTCTGAAGGATCTCCCGGGTACCGTCGGTCGAGTTGTCATCGACCAGTATGATCTCTTTATCGACTTCCATCCGCATGACCAGATCGAGAATATCCAGTACCGTGTCCTTCTCGTTATAGACAGGCATCAGCACAGAAAGCTTCATTTCATCCAGCCTTTTTGTTCACCAGAGGCGGTGGATATTACCAACAGGAACGCCAGAACCCAGAACAATATGGATAATTTGAGCGAAAACAGCTGCGTGTCAAAAAAAGCGTGTATAAGAAAAGCACTGAACGCGCCAAAAAGGCCTAGCTGTATCATGTTTATCCTGGTCCGGAGCTCTTCAAAACCCTTGGCCAGGAAATTCCATACCATCCATATGAACGAGCCCAGACCCAATAGGCCTGTTTCCGCCAGTATCTGCAAATAACAGTTATGGGCATATTGAGCGGAAGAATCGGAATATTTCGGGAAGTTATCCATAAAAAGCCCCAGCCCCGTCCCGATGACAGGAGAAGACTCGAACATTGACAACGCTACTTTCCATATCCTGAACCTGCCGGCGTCGCCCCCTTTCTGTATAATAAAGATGAAACGCTGCCTGAGCGCGGGAGTGAAAAGAAGCCCCGCAAGAAACAGCGCTCCCATGATCAGCAAGACCGATCTTGCCCTCCTCTCGGGGATGAAAAGCCCCAGCATCAGGCAGACCGCCAGGAAGGAAACCCACCCTCCCCTTGAATAAGTAAAGGCAACGTTGATTATCATCAGCAGCGCAAGTAACGCGCAAAACACCTTTAGGAGCTTTCTCCTCTCCGAGAAGAACATGCCCATGTTCACGAAGAAAGCGACGACCAGATAAGTGGCAAAATCCGGATGATAGCTGAAGGTGGCCCTCAGGGGCATGCGCCCCCCCACCGGCTTTATGGGAAACCCCCTCAGGAAATCAACTCCGAATATCTTCTGGTATATCCCGTCAATACATACCAAAAAAGCCGATCCCAGGAAAACGTAAATCAGTGGCCTGAGATGCTCTTTCCTGAGGAATATCCTCGCCAGGTAGAAAAGAAGCACACCTTCACCCCACTTGGTGATAAGCGCCCTCAGGCTCTTGCCGACCAGAGGACCGCTCGCAAAAAGTGAAAGCGCCAAGCACAGATAAAAAATAAGTACCGCCAGATTGATCCTGTCAGTAAGAAACCTTTTCACCTCACCCAGAGGGGGTGGCTTCAGAAAAGCCTTTATAAGCATCCCTCCGAGGATGCACCCGAAGGAGATCTCTATGCCGCTGTTTGATATCGGCAGGAAGAAGACCAGGGCGGCAAAAAAGATGAAAATCAGTCTGTCCAGCGTCCCCTGTATCTTGTCCTTGATGGATCTATCCAAAAAATTCAAATCGCCCTCAGCTCTTTCTGTTGATAAAATCCGTTACCGAGCTTATGATATATTCGACCTTTTCATCTGTCAGCTCCGGATATACCGGGAGTGAAAGAACGTGCTCGGCCATTTTCTCCGATACCGGAAAACTGCCTATGGAATACCCCAGGTCCTTATAGCAGGGTTGCAGGTGAAGCGGTACCGGGTAATATACCCTGGCAGCTATTCCCTTATCCTTGAGATACTGCTTAAGCCCGTTCCTGTCATCAACACGCACCGTGTACTGGTGATACGTGTGGATATTGCCCTCAGCTACGGCTGGAATAGTTATATCCAGCCCCGAAAAGGCTTCGTCGTACTTCGCGGCTATTCTCTGCCTGCCGCTGAACCATTCATCAAGTTTGGTAAGCTTGATCCTGAGAATGGCCGCCTGGAGACTGTCCAGGCGTGAATTATATCCTATTTCGTCATGAACATACTGTTCCCGGCTTCCGTGTATACGCAGCTTCTTGACGCGTTCAATAATATCCTCACGTGAAGAAACGACCATACCGCCGTCCCCGAAACCGCCGAGGTTCTTGCTGGGAAAAAAACTGAAGCATCCCGCGTCGCCGAAACTTCCGGCCTTTCTGCCGGTGTGTGTCGCACCGATGGCCTGGGCGCAGTCCTCGACAACTTTGAGCCGGTTCTTTTCCGCAAGATCCATCAAACTGGTCATATCGGCGCACTGCCCGTAAAGATGGACGGGTATTATCGCCTTGACGCTCCTCTTTTCCGATTCGTCCATATTTTCCAGCAATCCCCTGACTTTCTCCGGGTCTATATTGTAGGTATCGGGCTCTATATCAACGAAAACAGGTTTCGCCCCGACCATGGAAATGGATTCGGCCGTCGCGAAAAAAGTAAAAGGCGTGGTGATCACTGTATCACCGGGGCCTATATCCAGCGCTTTTAGCGCGAGTATTATCGCGTCCGTTCCCGAAGCCACTCCCGCGGAATGTGAGACCCCAGTATAATCCGCCACCTCGCTCTCCAGCGCCGCCACCTCCGGCGAGAGAATGAAATACTGGCTTTCGACAACTTTCGCGAGAACCTGGTCTATCTGATCTTTTATCGTCTGGTATTGTGCCTTAAGGTCCAATAACGGTATGTTCATCTTTCTTTCCCTTTCCTCTGCTTTTTGCTTATCATTCATAAGGACTTTCTCCCGTTCTTCAAAATCCTCAATTGCCTTTTGCCCATCCTATGGTCTTTTCAAGGCCCTGTTCAAGACCTACGGTCGGCTGCCATCCCAGTTCTTTTTTCGCTTTGCTGATATCGGGACGTCTCACCTTGGGATCGTTCACAGGAAGGTCCTTGTAAACTATCTCGCTGGAACAGCCTGTTATGGCCTTGATCTTCTTAGCGAAATCAAGAACGCTCATCTCATCAGGATTACCCAGGTTAACAGGTTCGTTGAGGGATGATGACATCAGCTTGACTATCCCTTCGACGAGGTCAGACACGTAACAGAAACTCCTTGTCTGCGACCCGTCACCGTACACCGTAAGAGGTTCATTCTTCAACGCCTGATCAATGAAGGTCGGCACGACCCGACCGTCGTTGTGGCGCATACGTTCACCGTAAGTATTGAATATCCTGGCTATCTTGGTATCGATGCCATGGGTCCTGTGATATGCCAGGGTCAGGGCCTCTCCGAAGCGTTTTGCCTCATCGTAAACCCCTCTGGGCCCTACAGGATTAACGTTGCCCCAGTAGGTCTCAGGCTGCGGGTTGACAAGGGGGTCGCCGTAAACCTCGGACGTAGATGCCAGAAGAAAACCCGCTCCGTGCTCCTTCGCCACTCCGAGAGAATTATGGGTACCTAAAGATCCGACCTTGAGTGTCTTGATCGGATGGTTAAGGTAATCCACCGGGCTGGCGGGAGAGGCAAAATGCAGCACGAAATCTATTTTGCCCTTAACGTAGATATAACGTGAAACATCGTGTTTAATGAACTCGAAATCTTCGTTCCCGGAAAGATGCGCTATGTTCTCAGTATTACCCGTTATAAGGTTATCCATACAGACGACCTTATGTCCATCTTTCAGGAGCTTTTCCGAGAGATGTGACCCGATAAATCCGGCACCTCCGGTCAAAAGTATCCGCATGTTACGATCTCCTCTTTTTTTGCGTTGCGTTTACGGTTGTCTTCCTTGCGTATCAGAAAACGATCCATTACCAGGTAATCGATACCTGTCCCCATAAAGCAATTATAAGCTTCTCCGGGGGTGCATACTATGGGCTCGCCCTTTATGTTGAAGGAGGTATTCACCAGCATCGGGCATCCATGTCGCTGAAAAAACTTCTTGAGAAGACCGTGGAACATGGGGTTTCCGGATTCTGTAACGGTCTGTACCCGCGAGGTATAATCGATATGAGTGACCGCGGCTACCTCCGACCTCCTTATGCGGAGCTTATCCATACCCTTCAGCTTCCCATTGACCGCACCGTTCAGTCTCTTCTGTTCATTAAGGCCTACCGCGAAAAGCATATAAGGACTTTCCCCCCGCATCCGGAAATAATCCCCGCGCCTTTCAAAAAGCACGCTGGGAGCGAAGGGCCTGAACGGCTCCCTGTACTTGACCCTGTCGTTGATCACCGACTGCATCTGCCTGCAGCGGGGATCGGCAAGTATGCTTCTTGAACCCAGGGCTCTGGGACCATACTCCATCCTCCCCTGGAACCATCCGATTATGTTCTGCCCCGCGAGCAGGTCCGCGACAGTATCAAGGAGTTCCTCGGTGTCCATCTTGCGGTGAACTATATCGTTCTCAACAAGATATGCTTCGATCTGTTCCTGGGTGTAGGACGGTCCAAGCAGGCTCATGTTCTGCGCATCGGAAGAACCACTTGTCTTTCTTGCTCCACGGAGGCTGCCGTAATAGGCTGCCAATGCCGCTCCCAGCGCTCCCCCCTCATCTCCGGAGGAGGGTTGTATCCAGATGCCTTCGAAACAACCCTCCTCCAGGAGCTTCCCGTTGGAAACACAGTTCAAGGCAACCGATCCGGCCATACACAGATGCCTGAGACCGGTCTTCTCTTTCGCGCGCAAGACTATGGCCTTGACCGCCATCTCCGTGACGATCTGGACGGACCTGGCCAGGTCCATGTGCTTTTTCTCTATTTTCTCCCAGGGCCTTCTCCGGACTCCGTCGAACAGCTCATCGAATTTACCGTTAGTCAGAGAGTGCACGCATCTTTCGTCGAAATAAGAACCATCTAGGCTGAAAGTGCCGTCCTCTTCTATCTTCAGTATATTGTCAAGTATGGTATCGACATACGTTCCTTCCCCGTAAGGGGCAAGGCCCATGAGCTTATATTCGTCGGCATTGACGCTGAACCCGCAATAATGCGTGAAGGCAGAATAAAGCAGCCCCAGCGAATCCGGGGATCTCATTTCTTCGAGCGTCACCAGGGAATTGCCCCTTCCCAGGGACAAACTGCCGGTCACCTCAGAGGAAATATCGTCAAGTGTCACAACGGCGGCTTGTTCATAAGGCGAAGGATAGAACGCGCTGGAAGCGTGGGATCTATAGTGGTCGATAAAAAGCACCTTTCCCCTGAAACCGAGATCTTCGCGAATGCGTTTTTCCGCGATTTCACGGTTCTCCGTGCCGTGGAAAGCTACCGCGTCCAGTTCTTCTGCGCGTATACCCGCTTCTTTCAGACAGTATCCCGCAGCCCGGCAGGGAAAAGAACCGTCATGCTTTTTTCTGGTGAACCTCTCCTCCTGGGCCGCGGCCACTATCGCGCCGTCCTTGATAAGAGCCGCCGCCGAATCCCGGAAAAAAGCCGAAAGGCCCAATATATAAATGGAA
The nucleotide sequence above comes from Candidatus Omnitrophota bacterium. Encoded proteins:
- a CDS encoding glycosyltransferase, which codes for MRAECDIILLSYENPDLLEKCVQSVLEHTRVPSRLIIVDNASKDPAVSGYLHKIHGNSRVSIEKVFSERNAGFAAGMNKGMRLSEAPFVCLLNNDCIVTEGWLEELIAVASSGEDIGIVNPQSNTFGSRPDEGASIDDHGKLLRYGKGRFVELGHAVGFACLIKRDLIDKIGYLDEAFRGVCYEDTDYSVRAQRAGYISVMAEGSYVYHFEQASRKDLKDREDVYRKNRELFEKRWGRLLRVLFFDPASERQGRVPERYETMKGLARQRMIVEMRLLRNVPEEGRFMGPDRRKMTRHADVSVRTFSRGSAFFSVLWRVMTKKKKFDAIIVPGGFLMRVLRLLKPFHGGEVFSIKKKSLVMAGNGMLYDLNNPSSMAEYLRNRKKRGFSG
- a CDS encoding glycosyltransferase, with product MKLSVLMPVYNEKDTVLDILDLVMRMEVDKEIILVDDNSTDGTREILQKEFGEGKDNVRVFYHQKNLGKGAAVRTALGEATGDYMIVQDADLEYSPRDIEKMFLLARDNSAKAVFGSRFLETWRSTNLFHYAVNRFFTSMTNILYGSALTDIHTCYKMVEMDTIRGLDIHAERFAFDPELCAKLLKSGISIEEVAISYRGRDHTEGKKIGWLDGFEALWTLIRFKFHS
- the waaF gene encoding lipopolysaccharide heptosyltransferase II, which produces MSVTFEKIVLLRTDRIGEVLLSAAAVGAIKEKNPGARIDFVTSEYSKGLLEGRSDIAKVMTADTMSRGNVFSKALSLSRQLREGGYDAAVVFNPHKMLHLACFLAGIPRRIGYARKWPFLLTDRIEDDRQKGDRHEIECTLELLERSGISAGRPHLILEVDPSSRSKVAELLAKRGVDEGGVLVCVHPGSSNPSKIWPGDNYSELIQRIRNDLGYEVVVLGDVKEAGLADRIVHKADAGAFNLAGELDLKCLAALLKRADLFIGNDTGPMHMAAALRVPVIAIFGRNIPGVSPTRWGPWGEDHIVLHEDLGCDPCFDRDCQKEHECLRAITVDKVYESVKRLLPEGNRRQR
- a CDS encoding glycosyltransferase, producing MKISVLMPVYNEKRTIEDILQLVRGIELDKEIILVDDKSTDGTRELLKELFGDRKDEVRVIYHQNNSGKGASIRTALREATGDYVIVQDADLEYSPHDMVKLYECAEETKAVAVYGSRFLEGWRSTSFLHYMVNRFLTSLTNVLFGSSLTDMETCYKMIRTDVMKELDIRSSRFELEPEITAKLLKKGYSIREVPISYRGRTYDEGKKIGWRDGVEALWTIFRQRFTG
- a CDS encoding NAD-dependent epimerase/dehydratase family protein, which produces MRILLTGGAGFIGSHLSEKLLKDGHKVVCMDNLITGNTENIAHLSGNEDFEFIKHDVSRYIYVKGKIDFVLHFASPASPVDYLNHPIKTLKVGSLGTHNSLGVAKEHGAGFLLASTSEVYGDPLVNPQPETYWGNVNPVGPRGVYDEAKRFGEALTLAYHRTHGIDTKIARIFNTYGERMRHNDGRVVPTFIDQALKNEPLTVYGDGSQTRSFCYVSDLVEGIVKLMSSSLNEPVNLGNPDEMSVLDFAKKIKAITGCSSEIVYKDLPVNDPKVRRPDISKAKKELGWQPTVGLEQGLEKTIGWAKGN
- a CDS encoding glycosyltransferase → MGKVPVSVVVITKNEQDNIDECLKSVKWAAEVIVVDDQSSDSTRDIAAEYTDKVFVRKMENEGRHRNWAYDQASYDWVLSLDADERVTEELAREIAQLVSGETEYTGYTIPRRNYIGDHWLRYGGEYPAAQLRFFRKRDFRYEEAEVHPRAFMEGECGHLSGDIIHYSHRDIADYLRSLNGQTTLEARKWYNTGRNMSLGHAIWRSFDRCFYRRLLRKRSYGDGVYGLAVAVFSGLYQIVSYFKYWEMKQKAQNKEESHDEG
- a CDS encoding aminotransferase class I/II-fold pyridoxal phosphate-dependent enzyme — protein: MNIPLLDLKAQYQTIKDQIDQVLAKVVESQYFILSPEVAALESEVADYTGVSHSAGVASGTDAIILALKALDIGPGDTVITTPFTFFATAESISMVGAKPVFVDIEPDTYNIDPEKVRGLLENMDESEKRSVKAIIPVHLYGQCADMTSLMDLAEKNRLKVVEDCAQAIGATHTGRKAGSFGDAGCFSFFPSKNLGGFGDGGMVVSSREDIIERVKKLRIHGSREQYVHDEIGYNSRLDSLQAAILRIKLTKLDEWFSGRQRIAAKYDEAFSGLDITIPAVAEGNIHTYHQYTVRVDDRNGLKQYLKDKGIAARVYYPVPLHLQPCYKDLGYSIGSFPVSEKMAEHVLSLPVYPELTDEKVEYIISSVTDFINRKS